A region of Deltaproteobacteria bacterium DNA encodes the following proteins:
- a CDS encoding ArgE/DapE family deacylase, with protein MERQRSTVLNKIDEIRDDVLEILKEIIRIPSITPKYPGVRREEVLGGETLCNQTLSRFYEQIGCRVDLWEEERDRANLVGVLEGVGGGRSLIFNGHIDIVPPGPREDWKWNDPYSGRVEDGRLYGRGSCDMKGGIVAQYAAARALVECGIRLRGDLILESVVGEETMDHEAGTSAAVRRGYRADGAIVSEPTSGSTRVAVAPASAGMLYMTVTCPGVAGHPGARFQFVRAGGAGPSAGVNAVEKGVLVLKALQDLEKQWGFSKRHPLFPPGYFTLHPGVIVGGPPGPLVPFIVSTYCRTEYIIWYPPQEPVEMIKEEVADYIAKAAALDPWLAEHPPRIEWKNHWPPYEIDEDHPIVRTCAACRDEVARGTPEFREGRSIQGFLAVCDATFLNQAGIPTITCGPGACSIAHQCNESLPIDELVFAAKTYALAAMDWCGTS; from the coding sequence ATGGAAAGGCAGAGAAGCACGGTGCTGAACAAGATCGATGAGATACGGGATGATGTGCTGGAGATTCTCAAGGAGATTATCCGTATACCGAGCATAACACCCAAGTACCCGGGAGTAAGAAGGGAGGAAGTTCTCGGCGGAGAGACGCTCTGCAATCAGACGCTTTCCCGGTTCTATGAGCAGATTGGGTGTAGGGTCGATTTATGGGAGGAGGAAAGGGATCGCGCGAATCTTGTGGGTGTCCTGGAAGGAGTGGGCGGAGGCAGGTCTCTCATATTCAACGGGCATATTGATATCGTGCCTCCGGGGCCACGGGAGGATTGGAAATGGAATGACCCCTATAGCGGGAGGGTGGAGGACGGCAGACTCTACGGCCGGGGGTCATGCGATATGAAGGGCGGAATCGTGGCTCAGTATGCGGCTGCCCGGGCCCTGGTTGAGTGCGGTATACGGTTGAGAGGGGATCTCATCTTGGAGAGCGTGGTGGGGGAAGAGACCATGGACCATGAGGCAGGGACGAGTGCCGCCGTCAGACGAGGTTACCGGGCAGACGGCGCCATAGTCTCTGAACCCACCTCCGGCTCGACCCGAGTCGCCGTTGCCCCTGCCAGTGCGGGGATGCTTTACATGACCGTAACTTGTCCAGGGGTCGCGGGACATCCGGGTGCCAGATTTCAGTTTGTCCGTGCTGGGGGGGCGGGCCCCTCGGCCGGCGTCAATGCCGTCGAAAAGGGGGTCTTGGTTCTAAAGGCTCTACAGGATCTGGAGAAACAGTGGGGCTTTTCCAAGAGGCATCCCCTCTTCCCACCTGGGTATTTCACCCTCCACCCCGGAGTGATCGTCGGGGGTCCGCCCGGTCCCCTTGTACCGTTCATAGTTTCGACATACTGCCGGACCGAGTATATCATCTGGTATCCTCCCCAGGAGCCCGTGGAGATGATAAAGGAAGAGGTAGCTGACTACATTGCCAAGGCTGCGGCTCTCGACCCTTGGTTGGCGGAGCACCCGCCTCGGATCGAATGGAAAAACCACTGGCCGCCCTATGAAATCGACGAGGATCACCCGATAGTGCGCACTTGTGCGGCTTGCCGCGATGAGGTCGCCAGGGGAACACCAGAATTTAGGGAGGGGCGCTCCATACAGGGATTTCTCGCGGTATGTGATGCCACGTTTCTCAACCAGGCTGGAATCCCCACGATTACGTGCGGCCCTGGTGCCTGTTCCATCGCCCACCAGTGCAATGAATCCCTGCCCATCGACGAATTGGTGTTTGCGGCTAAGACCTACGCGCTGGCGGCAATGGACTGGTGCGGAACGAGCTGA